In the genome of Dermacentor silvarum isolate Dsil-2018 chromosome 1, BIME_Dsil_1.4, whole genome shotgun sequence, one region contains:
- the LOC119463492 gene encoding AKT-interacting protein, with the protein MSIRTSRKMLPATPERVGGRCLQPLERDNQGGHAYGRVFLEYSLMSEYLMLMKQQLSGVYVMPSASSAFVWFGVLFIRQGLYQGGVFRFTLRIPENYPDGDCPDLVFESPIFHPLIDPITGELEIKRSFLKWRKNVNFLWQVLLCARRAFYKIETQTPLNPEAATLYEQNLEQFKLKVAESLASCEQRLYESPATDDSHALHFLPWDSTVEERVAQRHILDKVETAEETVEDSPSSVGLTWVKRGCMQVFSKTAS; encoded by the exons AGTCGCAAGATGTTGCCAGCCACGCCTGAGCGTGTTGGGGGTCGATGTTTGCAGCCCTTGGAACGTGACAATCAAGGTGGTCATGCGTATGGTCGAGTCTTTCTTGAGTACTCACTCATGTCTGAATA CTTGATGCTGATGAAACAGCAATTATCTGGAGTGTACGTGATGCCATCAGCCAGCTCAGCTTTTG TGTGGTTTGGAGTGTTATTTATCCGACAAGGCCTCTATCAGGGTGGTGTGTTTCGGTTCACTCTCCGTATCCCGGAAAACTACCCCGATGGAGACTGCCCG GATTTGGTGTTTGAGTCGCCCATCTTCCACCCACTCATTGACCCGATTACAGGGGAATTGGAAATCAAGCGTAGCTTTCTTAAATGGAG GAAAAATGTGAATTTCTTATGGCAAGTTCTGCTCTGTGCACGACGTGCCTTCTACAAGATTGAGACTCAAACGCCTCTGAATCCTGAGGCGGCCACACT GTACGAGCAGAACTTGGAGCAGTTCAAGCTCAAGGTTGCTGAGAGCCTGGCGAGCTGTGAGCAGCGTCTTTATGAAAGCCCTGCCACAGATGACAGCCATGCCTTACACTTTCTACCATGGGATTCCACTGTGGAGGAACGTGTGGCTCAGCGGCACATTCTTGACAAG GTTGAAACTGCTGAAGAAACAGTGGAGGACTCGCCTAGTAGTGTTGGCTTAACCTGGGTCAAGCGTGGCTGCATGCAGGTATTTTCGAAGACTGCATCCTGA